From Nicotiana tabacum cultivar K326 chromosome 15, ASM71507v2, whole genome shotgun sequence, the proteins below share one genomic window:
- the LOC107775726 gene encoding uncharacterized protein LOC107775726 encodes MAEYEACILKIIMEIAMNIKELLVIRDSDQLIHQVQGEWSTRNVKILPYMRCVKELCKKFTKIDFKHVPRIQNTFIDALATLSSMIQHPDKNYIDPIEVEIRDQHAYCFYVDEEPNGKAWYLDIKKFLATREYLENATNGQNRALRRLENQMFLNGEALYRRTPDLGLLRYVDATEATRLLEEIHVGTCGPHMNGFTLAKKILIAGYFWGTMESDSIRYVQKCHRC; translated from the coding sequence atggctgaatacgaagcaTGCATCCTTAAAATCATAATGGAAATCGCCATGAACATCAAAGAACTTTTGGTCATAAGGGATTCTGATCAATTGATACACCAAGTCCAAGGGGAATGGTCCACCAGGAATGTCAAGATACTTCCATATATGCGCTGCGTGAAGgagctatgcaagaagttcacaaagatTGATTTCAAGCATGTCCCCAGGATTCAAAACACGTTCATTGATGCCCTTGCAACCTTATCATCTATGAttcaacatccagacaagaactacaTCGACCCTATCGAGGTAGAGATCAGGGATCAACATGCCTATTGCTTCTATGTAGATGAAGAACCAAATGGTAAAGCATGGTATCtcgacatcaagaaattccttgCAACTAGAGAATACCTGGAGAATGCTACTAATGGTCAAAATCGAGCCCTCAGGAGGCTGGAAAACCAAATGTTCCTCAACGGGGAAGCCCTGTATAGAAGGACCCCAGACTTAGGTTTGTTGAGATATGTAGACGCCACTGAGGCAACCAGACTATTAGAAGAGATACATGTAGGAacgtgcggacctcacatgaacgggttcaCATTAGCTAAGAAGATCTTGATAGCTGGATACTTTTGGGGAACTATGGAAAGTGACAGTATCCGCTACGTACAGAAGTGTCACCGGTGCTAG